In Mytilus edulis chromosome 4, xbMytEdul2.2, whole genome shotgun sequence, the following proteins share a genomic window:
- the LOC139519093 gene encoding uncharacterized protein has protein sequence MTDKSALTLLDCMDIAENVEIVESNKNNEAINIMDEICSDVNISMRNSGIAVKDESSIKGIPKEYERVKPDPRAMRVLLRHLYDTTGQLYEDVPPRFKTSHIGLALYLKHCLQHSYMLK, from the exons ATGACTGACAAGTCAGCTTTAACCTTACTTGATTGTATGGATATAGCAGAAAATGTGGAAATCGTTGAAAGTAATAAAAACAACGAAGCGATCAACATTATGGACGAAATATGCTCTGATGTGAACATTTCCATGAGAAATAGCGGGATTGCTGTAAAAGACGAGTCATCCATAAAAGGAATACCTAAAGAATATGAGAGAGTAAAACCAGATCCGCGAGCCATGCGA gtattatTACGTCACTTATACGATACGACCGGTCAATTGTATGAAGATGTACCTCCAAGATTTAAAACATCACATATTGGACTGGCCCTGTATCTAAAACACTGCCTACAACACTCTTATATGTTAAAGTAA